From the Thermus hydrothermalis genome, the window CTGGAGCACCTCGGGCGGGGCGAGTTCGGGGTCGCCGATCCGGTTGGAAACCGCAAGGATGGCCCCCGCCTTCACCCCCCGCATCCGGCCCAGGAGGAAGAGGGCGCTCGCCTCCATCTCAAAGGCCAGGACCCCAAAACGGCTCCATGCGCGGGCCGCCTCGGGGGTGGTGGCGTAAAAGGCGTCCTCGGTGGCCACCAGGCCCACGTGGTGGGGGTAGCCCCGCTCCGCCGCCTTCGCCCAAAGGGCGCGGAAGAGGGAAGGGTCGGGAACGGGGGCGTAGGGAAGTCCCCCAAGGTACTGGCGGGTGGCCCCGTCCAAGGGCACCGCCCCCTGGGCGATGACCAGGTCCCCAGGGGCCAGGGCCCCGTCCACCGCCCCGCAGGTACCCACCCGGAGGAGGACCCGGGCCCCAAGCTGGATGAGCTCCTCCGCCACGATGCTGGCGGAGGGAGCCCCCATCCCCGTGGTCTGCACGGAAACGGGCACCCCACGGTAGCGCCCGGTGTAGCCCAGAAGCCCCCGGTGGGTGTTGTAGGTCACCGGATCTTCCAAAAACGTCTTGGCGATCCACTCCGCCCGGCCCGGGTCCCCGGGAAGGAGCACCCGTTCCGCCACATCCCCGGGTTTGCCCCGCACGTGGATGGGACTCATACCGCCTAAGGATACTACAGCCTGAGGGCCGGAAGCCCTTCCACCAAGGTCTCGTCGTGGGTGGCGAGGACCAGGGCCGCCCCCACCTCCCCCGCCAAGGCGCGCATGAGGGCCAGGACCTCCCGGGCCTGG encodes:
- a CDS encoding purine-nucleoside phosphorylase, with protein sequence MSPIHVRGKPGDVAERVLLPGDPGRAEWIAKTFLEDPVTYNTHRGLLGYTGRYRGVPVSVQTTGMGAPSASIVAEELIQLGARVLLRVGTCGAVDGALAPGDLVIAQGAVPLDGATRQYLGGLPYAPVPDPSLFRALWAKAAERGYPHHVGLVATEDAFYATTPEAARAWSRFGVLAFEMEASALFLLGRMRGVKAGAILAVSNRIGDPELAPPEVLQEGIRRMVEVALLALLEV